The Mytilus trossulus isolate FHL-02 chromosome 3, PNRI_Mtr1.1.1.hap1, whole genome shotgun sequence genome contains a region encoding:
- the LOC134710807 gene encoding myb-like protein D — protein MSKYTNSSVRQSQLPYRLNSKKQVHLTNTLTFTNESSTRSIKYNGGLATIHEIEEDLTNGRSLGDINFNKINQQNSFYAEGNERFNKYKRVKSGSLLQRKKVTSQNKCASDEKHSFSQSTEIIRHNINNNINKRNQNIDRDDNKSQFKDRDFKLKESEPHSVKKFEYTASRISDQRDILCEISDNPETEKSTTDKNLKPDCQINSVKTLKSETNKYRKLSKDKAEDSFQEVGSTATIRSSKIKKYASAIPKLKGNVANPGGLRKVSNFKSNQSTFNNTDLSSNKHCTATTSQPENKVNKLQVQETPTTNVISNKQCLPVPKHTGKKNVSRLYIVDTISRTDKTIPFNKGDVQNQRSDGINKYCRNTRVNEPVTIKGRLSKTGTSRTTLVTKENSDLTESCTGNLSLNSNDGKQNDLKSAGNLQKLKTELDFLYEDFNADKNNRNAIEDLTTKSESYSKEVLPPRSKIA, from the exons ATGTCTAAATACACAAATTCATCTGTTCGTCAGAGTCAATTACCATACAGATTAAACAGTAAGAAACAAGTGCATTTAACAAATACCTTGACTTTTACTAATGAAAGTAGTACTAGATCAATTAAATACAATGGAGGCCTCGCCACAATTCACGAAATTGAGGAAGATTTAACAAACGGAAGAAGTTTGGGCGATATCAACTTCAACAAAATTAACCAACAAAACAGTTTTTATGCAGAAGGAAATGAaagatttaacaaatacaagaGGGTTAAAAGTGGAAGTTTATTACAAAGGAAGAAAGTAACCAGTCAAAACAAGTGTGCGAGTGATGAAAAACATTCTTTTTCCCAGTCTACCGAAATAATCCGACATAATATCAACAACAATATTAACAAACgcaatcaaaatattgatagggATGATAATAAATCACAGTTTAAAGACAGGGATTTTAAATTGAAGGAATCCGAACCTCATAGTGTGAAGAAATTTGAATACACGGCATCCAGGATCAGTGACCAAAGAgacattctttgtgaaatatcAGATAATCCTGAAACAGAAAAATCTACCACTGACAAAAATCTGAAACCTGATTGTCAAATTAATTCGGTGAAGACGCTAAaatcagaaacaaacaaatacagaaaattGAGCAAAGACAAAGCGGAAGACAGTTTTCAAGAAGTTGGATCAACAGCAACCATTCGCAGCTCAAAGATCAAGAAATATGCAAGTGCAATACCTAAGTTGAAAGGAAATGTAGCTAATCCTGGTGGATTAAGAAAAGTAAGTAATTTCAAGAGTAATCAGTCTACCTTCAACAATACTGATCTTTCTTCAAATAAACACTGTACAGCTACAACATCTCAACCCGAAAACAAAGTGAACAAACTTCAAGTACAGGAAACACCTACTACCAATGTTATCTCGAATAAGCAATGTCTACCTGTGCCCAAACATACAGGTAAGAAAAACGTTAGTAGGTTGTATATAGTTGATACAATCAGTAGAACAGACAAGACAATACCGTTTAATAAAGGAGATGTACAAAATCAACGAAGCGATGGTATAAACAAATACTGTCGTAATACACGTGTTAATGAACCGGTAACAATTAAAGGTAGATTAAGTAAGACTGGAACGTCGAGGACAACCCTAGTTACAAAAGAGAACAGTGATTTGACAGAATCTTGCACTGGTAATCTAAGCCTCAATTCGAATGATGGGAAACAAAACGATTTAAAAAGTGCTGGAAatcttcaaaaattgaaaactgaaTTGGATTTTTTATACGAGGACTTCAATGCCGACAAAAATAACCGTAATGCGATAGAAGATCTGACAACGAAATCTGAGAGTTATTCTAAAGAAG tgttacCTCCGAGGTCAAAAATAGCttaa